One window of Desulfarculus baarsii DSM 2075 genomic DNA carries:
- a CDS encoding methyl-accepting chemotaxis protein → MKARLMRWSIGKRIILVNACFTLAIVASLMALYAVQQYRETIDAFIQAARITTLQVESSRQEMEDKWASGVFSVDQVRGYAKEGDMGKLLAVIPVVTAWQTAMRKSEEGGYTFKVPKFHPRNPKNEPDAVEAEALRRMESDNTNSYYVIDKDINSVRYFQAVRLTKPCLLCHGDPATSKEIWGNDQGLDPLGARMENWKEGEIHGAFEVIYSLDPADRQMAASLAMAGGVAVVVLGLGVFLAMLLARNLGRPIKSAAAAVNSTALGDFTLAIQQAELTRSDELGDMLRSVEKMNQDLSETVRHVAGAAGVVAENAQAISVGNLELSDRTQQQASAIEQTASALEQMTSSVKQNAENATQANALAQRTAEVAHQGGQAVERTVTAMREVSVSSKKISDIIDVVNEIAFQTNLLALNAAVEAARAGEAGRGFAVVAGEVRGLAGRVSAASKEIQKLIVESVAKVDQGGRMVEESGRLLGEIIENVQHVSDTVAEISAASQEQAAGIEEVNKAVAQMDAAVQQNSALVEKAASNSEAMATAAEELRGLMGQFKVRGA, encoded by the coding sequence ATGAAAGCAAGACTGATGCGTTGGTCCATCGGCAAGAGGATCATTCTGGTCAACGCCTGCTTCACGCTGGCCATCGTGGCCTCGTTGATGGCCCTCTACGCCGTGCAACAATACCGCGAGACCATTGACGCCTTTATCCAGGCCGCCCGCATCACCACTTTGCAGGTCGAAAGCTCGCGTCAGGAGATGGAGGACAAGTGGGCCTCGGGGGTGTTTTCCGTTGATCAGGTGCGCGGATACGCCAAGGAGGGCGACATGGGCAAGCTCCTGGCGGTCATCCCCGTGGTGACGGCCTGGCAGACGGCCATGCGCAAATCCGAGGAAGGCGGCTACACCTTCAAGGTGCCCAAATTCCACCCGCGCAACCCCAAGAACGAGCCCGACGCCGTGGAGGCCGAGGCCCTCAGGCGCATGGAAAGCGACAACACCAACAGCTACTACGTCATCGACAAAGATATCAATTCGGTGCGTTATTTCCAGGCCGTGCGCCTGACCAAACCCTGCCTGCTCTGCCACGGCGACCCGGCTACGTCCAAGGAGATCTGGGGCAACGACCAGGGCCTGGACCCCTTGGGCGCGCGCATGGAAAACTGGAAGGAAGGCGAGATTCACGGGGCCTTCGAGGTTATCTATTCCCTGGATCCGGCCGACCGCCAGATGGCGGCCTCGCTGGCCATGGCCGGCGGGGTGGCCGTGGTGGTGCTGGGGCTGGGCGTGTTTTTGGCCATGCTGCTGGCGCGCAACCTGGGCCGGCCGATCAAGTCGGCCGCCGCGGCGGTCAACAGCACGGCGCTGGGCGACTTTACCCTGGCCATCCAGCAAGCCGAACTTACGCGCAGTGACGAATTGGGCGACATGCTGCGCTCGGTGGAAAAAATGAACCAGGATCTCTCCGAGACCGTGCGCCACGTGGCCGGCGCGGCCGGGGTGGTGGCCGAAAACGCCCAGGCCATCAGCGTGGGCAATCTGGAGCTCAGCGACCGCACCCAGCAGCAGGCCAGCGCCATCGAACAGACCGCCTCGGCCCTGGAACAGATGACCAGCTCCGTCAAGCAGAACGCCGAAAACGCCACCCAGGCCAACGCGTTGGCCCAGCGCACCGCCGAGGTGGCCCATCAGGGCGGCCAGGCCGTGGAACGCACGGTCACGGCCATGCGCGAGGTCAGCGTCTCCAGCAAAAAGATCAGCGACATCATCGATGTGGTGAACGAAATAGCCTTCCAGACCAATCTGTTGGCTTTGAACGCCGCGGTGGAGGCGGCCCGGGCCGGCGAGGCCGGCCGCGGCTTCGCGGTGGTGGCTGGCGAGGTGCGCGGTCTGGCCGGCCGGGTCTCGGCGGCCTCCAAGGAGATTCAGAAGCTGATTGTCGAGTCGGTGGCCAAGGTGGACCAGGGCGGCCGGATGGTCGAGGAAAGCGGCCGGCTGTTGGGCGAGATCATCGAAAACGTCCAGCATGTCTCCGACACCGTGGCCGAAATCTCGGCCGCCAGTCAGGAGCAGGCCGCCGGCATCGAGGAGGTCAACAAGGCGGTGGCCCAGATGGACGCGGCCGTGCAGCAGAATTCGGCCCTGGTGGAAAAGGCGGCCAGCAACTCCGAGGCCATGGCCACGGCGGCCGAGGAGCTGCGCGGGTTGATGGGCCAGTTCAAGGTGCGCGGCGCATAG
- a CDS encoding RNA 3'-terminal phosphate cyclase has product MPQVLKLRNAGAGRNQALRTALSLSMITGRPFEFFDAVDDGQHPKPGLGPGGFTAVKAAAAVSGAVYEARLGNPDGSFRPREIRPDAYVFDVSAQRKSAAAVTPIMLCLLPALALAAGDSSLVVTGGTHVHAAPTSDEMRYVLAPTMSWLGLPVSCSEIAPGFLPLGGGEAEMQVKGPAFIRSLQAQGPFMPRKVGLEIVSSGLPVHLAEMAMQGAQDRLALKGVRAESRIRRARGGHGLSVLAWAQSAEGLCVGFSALGHRGGRPEAVAIEAVEGLLTFLQSGVGLPARMAGDLLTILACAEGVSRLSLPSLPAALKASAKVIEAFWPGSLQLLEPRFDKPAEIRVIGQDFGRQG; this is encoded by the coding sequence TTGCCACAGGTTCTAAAGCTGCGAAACGCCGGCGCCGGACGCAATCAAGCGTTGCGCACGGCCCTTAGTCTGTCGATGATCACCGGCCGGCCCTTCGAGTTTTTCGACGCCGTCGACGACGGCCAGCACCCCAAGCCGGGCCTGGGCCCCGGCGGCTTCACCGCCGTCAAGGCCGCGGCGGCCGTCAGCGGCGCGGTCTACGAGGCGCGCCTGGGCAACCCCGACGGCTCTTTCCGCCCCCGCGAAATCCGCCCCGACGCCTATGTCTTCGACGTTTCGGCCCAGCGCAAAAGCGCCGCCGCCGTCACGCCGATCATGCTTTGCCTTTTGCCGGCCCTGGCCCTGGCCGCCGGCGACAGCTCGCTGGTGGTCACCGGCGGCACCCACGTCCACGCCGCGCCCACCAGCGACGAAATGCGCTACGTGCTGGCCCCCACCATGTCGTGGCTGGGCCTGCCCGTGAGCTGTTCCGAGATCGCGCCGGGCTTTTTGCCCTTGGGCGGCGGCGAGGCCGAAATGCAGGTCAAGGGCCCGGCCTTCATCCGCTCGTTGCAGGCCCAGGGGCCGTTCATGCCGCGCAAGGTCGGCCTGGAGATCGTCTCCTCGGGGCTGCCGGTGCACCTGGCCGAGATGGCCATGCAGGGGGCCCAGGACAGGCTGGCCCTCAAGGGCGTGCGCGCCGAAAGCCGCATCCGCCGGGCGCGGGGCGGCCACGGGCTGTCGGTGCTGGCCTGGGCCCAGTCGGCGGAGGGCTTGTGCGTGGGCTTCTCGGCGCTGGGCCACCGTGGCGGACGGCCCGAGGCCGTGGCCATCGAGGCGGTGGAGGGCCTTTTGACCTTCCTGCAAAGCGGCGTGGGCCTGCCGGCCCGCATGGCCGGCGATCTGCTGACGATCCTGGCCTGCGCCGAAGGCGTCAGTCGCCTGAGCCTGCCCAGCCTGCCGGCCGCCCTCAAGGCCTCGGCCAAGGTCATCGAGGCCTTTTGGCCCGGCTCGCTGCAACTGCTGGAGCCGCGCTTCGACAAGCCGGCCGAGATCCGCGTCATCGGCCAGGACTTCGGGCGTCAGGGCTGA
- the mfd gene encoding transcription-repair coupling factor, whose translation MEKTASTTQSAPTAWPLGGALAQVAAAMRDDGAALIGGVEGAARAFALARLWLDIPGPTLVVCPTLPVAETLCRDLEFFLGAAGPVRLFPSYEVSPYQGVDPPAEVTARRLAILWELIAEERPLIVVTSARALAGRQPPPEHLVDHSLVVEPGATLERDELVRYLVDGGYSPAPLVEQVGDFAVRGSVVDFFGPLLDDPVRVEFFGDEIDSVRRFDPVDQRSQLPLTGATLIPCLPVELSAPAVERAVERLRRLAKDEGLGARRLSELVERLERRAPFAGLEGLLPLFFQRSGDLFDYLPEGCRRVVIEPAEVEARLRAEQERLAEGFAQAREEGAIVLAPEMLCRTPAQVQQRLAAGPRLLCRALAMGGEEQGGRAIRLRAAAHTGLRQELCRGGEGSLIASLLQWCAAKNEQGRQVALVCRSRTQVERLAELLAQREAPCRVIQAPAQAEGFVRRPEDSLLLLQGGLTVGFEPDDLPLCFVTEDEIFGAPRIVRQKAPPKLSAMLAALDDLAPGDLVVHIDHGVGRYQGLKTMAVGAAESDFLEISYKDGDRLYLPADRMALISKYRGPDGAAPALDRLGGKAWAKAKGRVKKAVETIAHDLVELYAARQASKGFAFTPPDGAYREFEAGFPYEETPDQAQAIEDVIADMITDKPMDRLVCGDVGYGKTEVALRAAFLAAMQGKQVAFLAPTTVLTEQHCQTLTQRLKDQPLVVESLSRFKTPAQQKDILERLRQGKVDILVGTHRIIQKDAVFKDLGLVIVDEEQRFGVKDKERLKKMRRLVDVITLTATPIPRTLQMSLSGVRDLSVINTPPEDRQSIKTYLSAFSPGGVSEAVARELERGGQVFFVHNRVQDLDKMAGLVRRLAPQARVAMAHGQMAEKELEKVMLQFVHKEVDVLVCTTIIESGLDIPSANTIIINNADKFGLSQIYQLRGRVGRSAQRAYAYLFIKSEAALSSDARKRLKALMDFTQLGSGFAIAMHDMQIRGAGNMLGEAQSGMAAEVGYELYLGMLEDAVARLKGEAPSEGPEPEMNLALPASLPEGFVPDADVRLSLYKRLSAARGQEDVEAIGAELADRFGPPPRAVSNLLESVSLKALLRRMHATRLDLAAEALTVQFTQTTALDLERLLDMAQSQPDKLRVFPDGKVHLKLEPDQEPMAGARRFLEHIAQA comes from the coding sequence ATGGAAAAAACGGCGTCAACAACACAAAGCGCGCCCACGGCCTGGCCTCTTGGCGGGGCCCTGGCCCAGGTGGCGGCGGCCATGCGCGACGATGGCGCGGCCTTGATCGGCGGCGTGGAGGGCGCGGCGCGGGCCTTTGCCCTGGCCCGGCTGTGGCTGGACATCCCCGGTCCCACGCTGGTGGTCTGCCCGACCCTGCCCGTGGCCGAGACCTTGTGCCGCGATCTGGAGTTTTTTCTGGGCGCGGCCGGTCCGGTGCGCCTGTTCCCTTCCTATGAGGTCTCGCCCTACCAGGGCGTGGATCCGCCGGCCGAGGTCACGGCGCGGCGTCTGGCCATCTTGTGGGAACTGATCGCCGAAGAGCGGCCGCTGATCGTGGTGACCTCGGCCCGGGCCCTGGCCGGCCGCCAGCCGCCGCCCGAGCATCTGGTCGATCATTCGCTGGTGGTCGAGCCGGGCGCGACGCTGGAGCGCGACGAACTGGTGCGCTATCTGGTCGACGGCGGCTACAGCCCGGCCCCGCTGGTCGAGCAGGTGGGCGATTTCGCCGTGCGTGGCTCGGTGGTGGACTTTTTTGGCCCGCTGCTCGACGACCCGGTGCGCGTGGAGTTTTTCGGCGACGAGATCGACAGCGTGCGGCGTTTTGATCCGGTGGATCAGCGCTCGCAACTGCCCCTGACCGGGGCCACGTTGATCCCTTGCCTGCCGGTGGAGCTTTCGGCCCCGGCGGTGGAGCGGGCGGTGGAGCGCCTGCGCCGGCTGGCCAAGGACGAGGGCCTGGGCGCGCGGCGGCTGAGCGAGCTGGTCGAGCGCCTGGAGCGGCGCGCGCCCTTTGCCGGGTTGGAAGGCCTGCTGCCGCTGTTTTTTCAGCGGTCCGGCGATCTGTTCGACTATCTGCCCGAGGGTTGCCGACGCGTGGTCATCGAGCCGGCCGAGGTGGAGGCCCGCCTGCGCGCCGAACAAGAACGCCTGGCCGAGGGCTTTGCCCAGGCCCGTGAGGAAGGGGCCATCGTCCTGGCCCCGGAGATGCTTTGCCGCACGCCGGCCCAGGTCCAGCAGCGTCTGGCCGCCGGGCCGCGCCTGTTGTGCCGGGCCCTGGCCATGGGCGGCGAGGAGCAGGGCGGCCGGGCCATCCGGCTGCGGGCGGCGGCCCACACCGGCCTGCGCCAGGAGCTTTGCCGCGGCGGTGAGGGCTCGCTGATCGCCAGCCTTTTGCAGTGGTGCGCGGCCAAAAACGAACAAGGCCGCCAGGTGGCGTTGGTCTGCCGCTCGCGGACCCAGGTCGAGCGCCTGGCCGAGCTGTTGGCCCAGCGCGAGGCCCCTTGCCGGGTGATCCAGGCTCCGGCCCAGGCCGAAGGTTTTGTCCGCCGGCCCGAGGACAGCCTGCTTTTGTTGCAGGGCGGGCTGACGGTGGGCTTCGAACCCGACGACCTGCCGCTGTGTTTTGTCACCGAGGACGAGATCTTCGGCGCGCCGCGCATCGTGCGCCAAAAAGCCCCGCCCAAGCTCAGCGCCATGCTGGCCGCCCTGGACGACCTGGCCCCCGGCGATCTGGTGGTGCATATCGACCACGGCGTGGGTCGCTACCAAGGCCTCAAGACCATGGCCGTGGGCGCGGCCGAAAGCGATTTTCTGGAGATCAGTTACAAGGACGGCGACCGACTCTACCTGCCGGCCGACCGCATGGCGCTCATCTCCAAGTATCGCGGGCCCGACGGCGCGGCCCCGGCGCTGGACCGCCTGGGCGGCAAGGCCTGGGCCAAGGCCAAGGGCCGGGTCAAAAAAGCCGTGGAGACCATCGCTCATGATCTGGTCGAGCTTTACGCCGCCCGCCAGGCCTCCAAGGGCTTTGCCTTCACCCCGCCCGACGGGGCTTACCGCGAGTTCGAGGCCGGCTTCCCCTACGAAGAGACGCCCGACCAGGCCCAGGCCATCGAGGACGTCATCGCCGACATGATCACCGACAAGCCCATGGACCGGCTGGTCTGCGGCGACGTGGGCTACGGCAAGACGGAAGTGGCCCTGCGCGCGGCGTTTCTGGCGGCCATGCAGGGCAAACAGGTGGCCTTCCTGGCCCCGACCACGGTGCTGACCGAGCAACATTGCCAAACCCTGACCCAGCGCCTGAAGGATCAGCCGCTAGTCGTCGAGTCGCTCAGCCGTTTCAAGACGCCGGCTCAGCAAAAAGACATCCTCGAACGCCTGCGCCAGGGCAAGGTCGACATCCTGGTGGGCACCCACCGCATCATCCAAAAAGACGCCGTGTTCAAGGACTTGGGCCTGGTCATCGTCGACGAGGAACAGCGCTTTGGCGTTAAAGACAAAGAGCGCCTGAAAAAGATGCGCCGCCTGGTCGACGTGATCACCCTCACGGCCACGCCTATCCCGCGCACGTTGCAAATGAGCCTTTCGGGCGTGCGCGACCTGTCGGTGATCAACACCCCGCCCGAGGATCGTCAATCGATCAAGACCTATCTTTCGGCCTTTAGCCCCGGCGGGGTCAGCGAGGCCGTGGCCCGCGAGCTGGAGCGGGGCGGGCAGGTCTTTTTTGTCCACAACCGCGTGCAGGATCTGGACAAGATGGCCGGCCTGGTGCGCCGCCTGGCCCCCCAGGCCCGGGTGGCCATGGCCCACGGCCAGATGGCCGAAAAGGAACTGGAAAAGGTCATGCTCCAGTTCGTGCACAAGGAAGTGGACGTCTTGGTCTGCACCACGATCATCGAATCGGGCCTGGACATCCCCAGCGCCAACACCATCATCATCAACAACGCCGACAAGTTCGGCCTCAGCCAGATCTACCAGTTGCGCGGCCGCGTGGGCCGCAGCGCCCAGCGGGCCTACGCCTACCTGTTCATCAAGTCCGAGGCTGCCCTCAGCTCCGATGCGCGCAAGCGCCTGAAGGCCCTGATGGACTTCACCCAACTGGGCTCGGGGTTCGCCATCGCCATGCACGACATGCAGATCCGCGGCGCGGGCAACATGCTCGGCGAGGCCCAGAGCGGCATGGCCGCCGAGGTGGGCTACGAGCTTTATCTGGGCATGCTGGAGGACGCCGTGGCCCGGCTCAAGGGCGAGGCCCCCAGTGAAGGCCCCGAGCCCGAGATGAACCTGGCCCTGCCAGCCAGCCTGCCCGAGGGCTTCGTGCCCGACGCCGATGTGCGCCTGTCGCTCTACAAGCGCCTGAGCGCCGCCCGCGGCCAGGAGGACGTGGAGGCCATCGGCGCGGAGTTGGCCGATCGTTTCGGCCCACCGCCCAGGGCCGTGAGCAACCTGCTGGAGTCGGTGTCTTTGAAGGCCCTGCTGCGGCGCATGCACGCCACGCGCCTGGATCTGGCCGCCGAGGCGCTGACGGTGCAGTTCACCCAGACCACGGCCCTGGACCTGGAGCGCCTGCTGGACATGGCCCAAAGCCAGCCCGACAAGCTGCGCGTCTTCCCCGACGGCAAGGTCCACCTCAAACTGGAGCCGGACCAGGAGCCCATGGCCGGGGCGCGGCGGTTCCTGGAACATATTGCGCAGGCGTGA